In Vibrio sp. STUT-A11, a genomic segment contains:
- the lysC gene encoding lysine-sensitive aspartokinase 3, translated as MSAFNVAKFGGTSVANFEAMSRCAAIIENNPNTRLVVSSACSGVTNLLVELANGVQDQEQRAELLRKLAEIHDDILSQLRDAAEASAEVYAILDTVTSLAEAASIQASAKLTDHLVACGELMSTHILAQLMRERGINAVRFDIRDVLRTDANFGRAEPNVEAISQLAQEKLVPVCQESVVITQGFIGSDKEGNTTTLGRGGSDYSAALIAEGVKASGLEIWTDVPGIYTTDPRIAPKASPIPEISFSEASEMANFGAKILHPSTLVPALRHDIPVFVGSSKDPEAGGTWIRHQVESSPLYRALALRCNQTMVTLRSASMFHAYGFLAKVFEILAKHKISVDLITTSEISVSLTLDQTDTSGGAPQLPQAVREELEELCKVEVEHDLCLVALIGNNMSGSKGYAKQVFGTLEDFNLRMICYGASPHNLCFLLHKSESQQAIQKLHAELFEK; from the coding sequence GTGAGCGCATTTAACGTAGCAAAATTCGGTGGAACCAGTGTTGCCAATTTCGAGGCAATGAGCCGTTGTGCCGCCATTATTGAAAACAATCCAAATACTCGCCTTGTCGTTAGCAGCGCTTGCTCTGGTGTCACCAACCTACTGGTAGAACTTGCCAATGGTGTTCAGGATCAGGAGCAGCGTGCCGAGTTGCTGCGTAAGCTAGCAGAAATTCATGATGACATCCTTAGTCAGCTAAGAGATGCAGCAGAAGCAAGCGCAGAGGTGTACGCTATCCTTGATACGGTAACCAGCCTTGCAGAAGCGGCGTCTATCCAAGCTAGCGCTAAACTGACGGACCATTTAGTGGCGTGTGGTGAGCTAATGTCGACGCACATTCTGGCTCAACTGATGAGAGAGCGTGGTATCAATGCGGTACGTTTCGATATTCGTGATGTATTGAGAACTGACGCGAACTTCGGACGTGCTGAGCCAAATGTCGAAGCGATTTCTCAACTGGCACAAGAAAAGTTAGTACCAGTCTGTCAGGAGTCAGTCGTCATCACCCAGGGCTTCATCGGCTCAGACAAAGAAGGTAATACAACCACATTAGGTCGTGGTGGCAGTGATTACAGTGCCGCACTCATTGCTGAAGGCGTAAAAGCTTCTGGCTTAGAAATCTGGACCGACGTTCCGGGCATCTACACAACAGACCCACGTATTGCGCCAAAAGCGTCACCAATCCCAGAGATCAGCTTTAGTGAAGCGTCAGAAATGGCAAACTTCGGTGCCAAGATCCTCCACCCTTCTACACTGGTTCCAGCACTACGCCACGACATTCCGGTGTTTGTTGGCTCTTCTAAAGATCCAGAGGCAGGTGGCACATGGATTCGTCACCAAGTAGAAAGCTCGCCGCTATACCGAGCTCTTGCATTGCGTTGCAACCAGACTATGGTCACTCTACGTAGTGCAAGCATGTTCCATGCATACGGCTTCCTGGCTAAAGTGTTCGAGATTCTGGCTAAACACAAAATTTCAGTGGACCTGATTACCACTTCAGAAATCAGTGTTTCGTTAACCCTAGACCAAACAGATACCTCTGGTGGTGCACCACAGCTACCTCAAGCCGTAAGAGAAGAACTAGAAGAGTTGTGTAAAGTAGAAGTAGAGCACGACCTATGCTTGGTAGCTCTTATCGGAAACAACATGAGCGGCAGCAAGGGATACGCCAAACAAGTATTCGGTACATTAGAAGACTTTAACCTGCGTATGATTTGCTACGGTGCGAGCCCGCATAACTTGTGCTTCCTACTGCACAAGTCAGAGTCGCAACAGGCGATTCAAAAACTGCATGCTGAGCTTTTTGAAAAATAA
- a CDS encoding alanine--glyoxylate aminotransferase family protein — translation MPIQSFIPPHRILMGPGPSDIYPQVLQALSRPTVGHLDPLFIAMMDELKQLLKYAFQTENEFTIAVSAPGSAGMEACFVNLIEKGDKVIVCRNGVFGERMRENVVRAGGEVVLVDDEWGAPVSVDKVEQALQQHPDTKILAFVHAETSTGAVSDAQALGQLAKQHNALSIVDAVTSLGGVPLKVDEWQLDAVYSGSQKCLSCVPGLSPVTFSQAAIDKIQSRTTPVQSWFLDQSLVLGYWSGEGKRSYHHTAPVNSLYALHESLLILQNEGLENAWARHQLMHEKLKDGLQKLGFEFVVEEAYRLPQLNAVYVPEGIDEAKVRAHLLETYNLEIGAGLGALAGKAWRIGLMGYAARPENVALCLKALEESLTE, via the coding sequence ATGCCGATCCAAAGCTTTATCCCCCCTCATCGTATCTTAATGGGACCTGGCCCTTCGGATATTTACCCGCAAGTACTACAAGCGCTAAGTCGCCCAACGGTTGGTCACCTGGACCCTCTATTTATTGCCATGATGGATGAGTTAAAACAACTGCTTAAATATGCTTTCCAGACAGAAAACGAATTCACGATTGCCGTCTCTGCACCAGGTAGTGCAGGCATGGAAGCGTGCTTTGTTAACCTTATCGAGAAAGGTGACAAAGTTATCGTATGCCGAAATGGTGTTTTTGGTGAGCGCATGCGTGAAAACGTCGTTCGTGCTGGTGGTGAAGTTGTTTTGGTTGATGACGAGTGGGGCGCGCCAGTCTCTGTCGATAAAGTAGAACAAGCACTGCAACAGCACCCTGATACAAAAATTTTGGCGTTTGTTCATGCAGAAACCTCGACAGGTGCGGTCAGCGATGCTCAAGCTTTGGGCCAATTAGCCAAACAGCACAATGCGCTATCTATTGTTGATGCGGTTACGTCATTAGGTGGGGTACCGTTAAAAGTCGATGAATGGCAATTGGATGCGGTGTACTCAGGCAGCCAAAAATGTTTGTCATGCGTTCCTGGCTTGTCTCCGGTGACATTTTCTCAGGCGGCAATTGATAAAATTCAATCGAGAACAACACCTGTTCAGAGCTGGTTCCTTGACCAAAGCTTAGTGCTTGGTTACTGGAGCGGAGAAGGTAAACGTAGCTACCATCATACCGCACCAGTGAATAGCCTGTATGCTTTGCATGAATCGTTATTGATTCTGCAAAATGAAGGCTTGGAAAATGCCTGGGCTCGTCACCAATTGATGCATGAGAAACTGAAAGACGGCCTACAAAAACTCGGTTTTGAATTCGTTGTAGAAGAAGCATATCGCTTACCTCAATTAAATGCCGTTTACGTACCGGAAGGCATTGATGAAGCGAAGGTTCGAGCTCACTTACTAGAAACCTACAACCTGGAAATTGGCGCTGGTCTTGGTGCGTTGGCAGGTAAAGCGTGGCGTATTGGCTTGATGGGCTATGCAGCTCGTCCAGAAAACGTTGCTCTATGTTTGAAAGCGCTGGAAGAGTCGCTAACAGAGTAG